DNA sequence from the Tissierellales bacterium genome:
AAAAGAGGGTTAAAGAATTAACTGAAAAATATGGAGCAGAAAATATGGTTATTCTAATAGGAGGAGCTGAAGGTGAAGCAGCTGGATTAGCAGCTGAAACCGTTACAGCTGGAGACCCAACTTTTGCAGGTCCATTAGCAGGAGTCCAGTTAGGACTTAGAGTATATCACGTTGTAGAATCAGAATTTAAAAATGAAGTAGATTCAGATGTATATGATGAACAGATTGGTATGATGGAAATGGTATTAGATGTTGATGATATCATTGAAGAAGTAAGTGAAATAAGAGAAGAATTTTGTAAATTTAATGACTAAAATCCCAGCCAATAAAAAATAGGAGAGGGGGGAATTAAATGGGTAAAATTAAAGTTGTACATTATATAAATCAATTCTTTGCTGGAAT
Encoded proteins:
- the grdA gene encoding glycine/sarcosine/betaine reductase complex selenoprotein A; the encoded protein is MALFDANKKVIIIGDRDGIPGPAIEECLKSTEAEVVFSSTECFVUTAAGAMDLENQKRVKELTEKYGAENMVILIGGAEGEAAGLAAETVTAGDPTFAGPLAGVQLGLRVYHVVESEFKNEVDSDVYDEQIGMMEMVLDVDDIIEEVSEIREEFCKFND